The region TCCCGGCACCCGTGCCCTTGGCGGCACCTCGTGAGAGCCTTAAACCGGCTGAGGAATTTCCCCGCACCCCCAGGCAAGGAGAGTTGGTTCCCATGAGCGAACATTACGACGTCGTGGTCCTCGGGGCCGGACCGGGAGGCTATGTGGCCGCCATCCGCGCGGCCCAACTGGGCTTGAAGACGGCAATCGTGGAGGAGAAATACTGGGGCGGCGTCTGCCTCAACGTCGGGTGCATTCCGTCCAAGGCACTGCTGCGCAATGCCGAACTGGCGCAGATTTTCACCAACCAGGCCAAGACGTTCGGCATGAGCGGCGACGTCACCTTTGATTACGGAGCGGCCTTTGACCGCAGCCGCCAGGTCGCCGACGGCCGGGTCAAGGGCGTCCACTTCCTGATGAAGAAGAACAAGATCACGGAGTACGACGGCCACGGCGTCTTCACCGACGACCACACCCTCGAGGTGGACCTGTCCAAAGGCGGCAGCGAGAGCATCACGTTCGACAACGCGATCATCGCCACCGGGACCTACGTACGGCTGCTGCCCGGCGTCGAACTGAGCGAAAACGTGGTCACCTACGAAGCCCAGATCCTGGACCGGGACCTGCCGAAGAAAATGGTGATCGTCGGTGCCGGGGCCATCGGGATGGAATTCGGCTATGTGCTGCGTAGCTACGGCGTGGATGTGACCATCATCGAATTCCTGGACCGGGCCCTGCCCAACGAGGATGTGGACGTCTCCAAGGAGATCACCAAGCAGTACAAGAAGCTCGGCATCCCCATCCTCACCTCCACCAAGGTGGAAACGGTGAAGGACAACGGCTCGTCCGTCACAGTCACCTATACGGACAAGAACGGCCAGCAGGGCAGCATCGAAGCCGACCGGGTGATGATGTCCATCGGCTTTGCCCCGCGCACCGAGGGCTTCGGCCTGGAAAAAACCGGGGTGGAGCTCACCGACCGCGGAGCCATCGGCATCGATGACTACATGCGCACCAATGTCCCGCACATCTACGCCATCGGCGATATCACTGCCAAGCTCCAGCTCGCCCACGTGGCGGAGGCCATGGGAGTGGTGGCAGCTGAAACCATCGGCAAGGCGGAAACCCTGCCGCTGGGCGATTACCGCATGATGCCCCGTGCCACCTTCTGCCAGCCACAGGTAGCCAGCTTCGGGCTCACCGAACAGCAGGCCCGCGACGAGGGTCACGAGGTCATAGTCAGCACCTTCCCGTTTACCGCCAACGGCAAAGCCCACGGGCTGGGCGAACCGGTGGGCTTCGTGAAACTGGTGGCCGACGCCAAGTACGGGGAACTGCTGGGCGGGCACCTGATCGGCCCCGACGTCTCGGAGCTGCTGCCGGAACTGACCCTGGCACAGAAGTGGGACCTGACAGCGGCCGAACTCGCCCGCAATGTGCACACCCACCCGACCCTCAGTGAAGCGCTGCAGGAAGCTTTCCACGGACTGACCGGCCACATGATCAACTTCTAGCCGGGGTACCGCTTTCCAGCGAGCGAAGGGCACCGCCATGAATGCAGGCAGAATCGTACTGATCGTTATTGGTTCCCTGCTGGTCCTCGCCGGACTGACTGCCGGGGCCGGCGCTGCCGGCTTGGGAACCCTGGCCGCGGCCCAGGGCGACGACGGCTACCTATCCGTTCCCGAAGAGACCTACAGTGTCGGCTCGTACGCCCTGACCAGCGAGAACGTCGAGGTGAGTACGGGCATCCGGGCTCAGGACGATGTCGGGAGGGTGCAGGTCCGGGGAACCGACCCCGACGGTGAGCTGTTTATCGGGATTGCGTCCAGGGCCGACGTCGACCGGTACCTGGCCGGGGTTGCCCATTCGGAACTCGGAGACGTTACGTTCGATCCCTTCTCCGCGCAATACGAGGAGAGCCCGGGCGCCGCCGCACCGGCCCCGCCGGGGGAGCAGGACTTCTGGTCCGCCTCTTCCGCAGGAACCGGCACGCAGGAGCTTGAGTGGCCGCTGCAGGAGGGCGAATGGACCGTCGTCGTGATGAACGCCGACGCCTCTCCCGGGGTCACGGCGGACCTGCAGGTGGGAATCCGCTCCGACGTTCTGGGACCTCTCGCCTGGTGGCTGCTGATCGGGGCCGTCGTCCTGGTGCTCGGCGGCGCGGCGCTGATCCTCGCTGCGATCCTGGCCGGCCGGAAGCACACCGGAGCATACCCCGGTCCCAGCGGCGGGCACGGTCCCTATGGTTACGCAGCGGCGCCGGTTCCCGCTTCCGGTGAGACGCCTGCGTCCCCGCCGGCGGGGACGCCTGCAGGGACGCAGGTTCCGGCAGGCGCCACGGCGGCAGGTGCGCCGCCGGGCACCGCGGAGGCACCGGCGTTGTCCGGCGCCCGGGCAGCGCAGCTGTCCGCTGGAGGCACCGGGGCACCGTATCCGGCCCGGCTCTACGGGGAACTGGACCCGGGGCTCTCCCGCTGGTTGTGGCTGGTGAAGTGGTTCCTGGCCATTCCGCACTTCATCCTGCTGGCCTTCCTGTGGATCGCCTTCTGGGTAGCCACCGTCATTGCGGGTTTCGCCATCCTCTTCACTGCCCGTTATCCGCGGGGGCTTTTCGAGTTCAACGTGGGGGTGCTCCGCTGGAGCTGGCGGGTGGCGTTCTATGCCACAGGCGTGCTGGGCACGGACAGGTATCCGCCCTTCAGCCTGGAGCGCACCGACTATCCGGCGGACTTCGACGTTGCCTACCCGGAACGGCTTTCGCGCGGGCTGGTCCTGGTGAAGTGGTGGCTGCTGGTTATCCCGCAGGCACTGATCGTGGGGGCGTTCACCGGGTCCGGCTACGTCATTGTGCGCCAAAACGGCCCGTTCGGCGGGTGGGACCGAAGCATGGGCGACGGCGGCTCGGCGGTGAACTGGGCAACGGACCCGGCCGGCGAAGGCCTGCGGTCGGCCGGCGGCTGGACAGTGGGCATCTCCCTGCTGACCCTGCTGGTCCTGGTCGCTGCAGTGGCCCTGTTGTTCACCGGCCGCTATCCGCGTCCGCTGTTCGAGTTCGTTATGGGCCTGCAGCGCTGGTCCTACCGCGTCCTGGCTTACACGGCGCTGATGCGCGACGAATACCCGCCGTTCCGGCTGGACCAGGGACCGGTTGACGCGCGGGACCTGCCGGCTGCCGGGGGTGCGGCACGTTTCAGCTAGCCGGCCGATCTGCCTACGGCACGGCAGCCCTTGCCGCAGCGGCACCCGCTGCGGGGTCCGGTAGGGCATACTGGGCCGCATGACGAGCTTGGAAGGGCCGCTTTCCGATCCGCAGTCCGGAGTCTGGATCGCGGAGCGGCTGGCTGAGCCCGGTACAGTTGCGGGCACCGTTCCCGGCGGGTTCGAGGCCTACGCACGGGTTTTCCACCCGATCCGGGCGCAGCTGCTGGGCTGGCAGCAGGACGGGCCGGTACGTGCCGAGTCCCGCCCCATGCGCTGGGAAGAGCTGGCGGAGGTGCGCGGCACGGTGGCCCATCCGATGATGCAGTGGTCCTCCATTCTGGCCGGCTACCGCAATCCGGTATCGAATGAACCGGGGTGGCACTATGAAGACCCGTTGGTCGGCGCGCTCCCGGCGGGCACCCTGGCCGAGGTAAGCCGCATTCTCGGTGCACACACACAAACTTCCGGCCGTTGCTTTGCCGGGCTGTGGGACGGGTACGGCTGGGTGGCCGGCAGCGGGGAGACCCTTCCCGGGTTCCCGGGCGCCGGAGACCCGGAGGGGCCGGCGCAGCCCTTCCGGGGCCACGAGTCCGTGCAGACCGCGCGCCGCCTCGAGCTGCCGCTGCGCGACTACCTGTTGTTTGCCGGCAGCCTGGCGGTCTTTGCCGAACCGGGCTGGCAGGAGCACAACGGCTGGGATCCGATCCAGAGCCCCAATCTTCTCTGGCCGGCCGACGGCGCATGGTTCCTGGCCTCCGAGATCGACTTCGACTCCACGATCGTGGGCGGGTCGGCGGACCTGATCCGGGACCTGCAGCAGGCCGCAGCGCTCGAAGCCATGGAGGTTCCACCGGACGGTGACCTGACCCATCTCGGCGACCAGCTGAATGAGGTCCCCGACTGAAGCGGCGGCCGTCTGCCCGGGAGCGCCGTCACAGCAGCGTCAGACAGCTAACAGGGGTCTGTGAGCAAGGCATCCACGGATCCGGCCGATGAGCAACAGTCCTGTGGATAAGCTGAATATATGCCCCTCGAGAACATCAATTTCCACACCCGCAAGTGGGTCCGCCCCGAGGACCTGAACGCCAACGGCACCCTGTTCGGCGGCAGCCTGCTGCGCTGGATCGACGAAGAAGCTACGGTCTATGCCATCCTGCAGATGGGCAACGGC is a window of Arthrobacter sp. zg-Y1171 DNA encoding:
- the lpdA gene encoding dihydrolipoyl dehydrogenase translates to MSEHYDVVVLGAGPGGYVAAIRAAQLGLKTAIVEEKYWGGVCLNVGCIPSKALLRNAELAQIFTNQAKTFGMSGDVTFDYGAAFDRSRQVADGRVKGVHFLMKKNKITEYDGHGVFTDDHTLEVDLSKGGSESITFDNAIIATGTYVRLLPGVELSENVVTYEAQILDRDLPKKMVIVGAGAIGMEFGYVLRSYGVDVTIIEFLDRALPNEDVDVSKEITKQYKKLGIPILTSTKVETVKDNGSSVTVTYTDKNGQQGSIEADRVMMSIGFAPRTEGFGLEKTGVELTDRGAIGIDDYMRTNVPHIYAIGDITAKLQLAHVAEAMGVVAAETIGKAETLPLGDYRMMPRATFCQPQVASFGLTEQQARDEGHEVIVSTFPFTANGKAHGLGEPVGFVKLVADAKYGELLGGHLIGPDVSELLPELTLAQKWDLTAAELARNVHTHPTLSEALQEAFHGLTGHMINF
- a CDS encoding DUF4389 domain-containing protein, which encodes MNAGRIVLIVIGSLLVLAGLTAGAGAAGLGTLAAAQGDDGYLSVPEETYSVGSYALTSENVEVSTGIRAQDDVGRVQVRGTDPDGELFIGIASRADVDRYLAGVAHSELGDVTFDPFSAQYEESPGAAAPAPPGEQDFWSASSAGTGTQELEWPLQEGEWTVVVMNADASPGVTADLQVGIRSDVLGPLAWWLLIGAVVLVLGGAALILAAILAGRKHTGAYPGPSGGHGPYGYAAAPVPASGETPASPPAGTPAGTQVPAGATAAGAPPGTAEAPALSGARAAQLSAGGTGAPYPARLYGELDPGLSRWLWLVKWFLAIPHFILLAFLWIAFWVATVIAGFAILFTARYPRGLFEFNVGVLRWSWRVAFYATGVLGTDRYPPFSLERTDYPADFDVAYPERLSRGLVLVKWWLLVIPQALIVGAFTGSGYVIVRQNGPFGGWDRSMGDGGSAVNWATDPAGEGLRSAGGWTVGISLLTLLVLVAAVALLFTGRYPRPLFEFVMGLQRWSYRVLAYTALMRDEYPPFRLDQGPVDARDLPAAGGAARFS